A stretch of Cicer arietinum cultivar CDC Frontier isolate Library 1 chromosome 5, Cicar.CDCFrontier_v2.0, whole genome shotgun sequence DNA encodes these proteins:
- the LOC101501821 gene encoding DDB1- and CUL4-associated factor homolog 1, translating into MDDNQVNQNLVEPPREEEEEEEEDSSKMEEKELIAKVNKLMDKITSSPDNPKPTVLHALASILETQESRYMDENGHSSSTNARAAHNIGRLGSIIRENDDFFELISLKFLSENRYSTSVKAAASRLLLCCSLTWIYPHVFEEPVLENIKNWVTDDNTRLSGEEQNLKRDLGRKEVSDSELLKTYSTGLLAVCLVGGGQIVEDVLTSGLSAKLMRYLRSRVLGETSGSQKDIGHLSENKHSSGSTSVRGRDDGRGRFRQLLESSHLDDTRMVEERSLDDQALERGQDRSVSGQACIDGEPADGLSEGADVCEVDSDGEERWHCRDIRDGRIKYGEHEDNARDDPSRRRANRGWGRSRAKGRVNEGVVESEPVLQSAGSGSRLGQGRNGRDRSSSRNADVKRGPDSKKTLISTISEALASEREDTDDCFQECRIGSKDISDLVRKAVLAAEAEARSANAPEEAVKAAGDAAADLVKTAASEEYKSTNDEEAAVLAASRAATTVIDAASAVEVSRSSSVCINTETEKVSHRETESSDDVQDCFIPDGQSLAQLRERYCIQCLALLGEYVEVLGPVLHEKGVDVCLGLLQQNSKHQEPSKVAFLLPDIMKLICALAAHRKFAALFVDRGGMQKLLAVPRMAQTFFGLSSCLFTIGSLQGIMERVCALPSDVIYHVVELALQLLECNQDQARKNAALFFAAAFVFRAVLDAFDSQDGLQKLLGLLNDAASIRSGVTSGALGSSNSGSLRNDRTSSAEVLTSSEKQVAYHTCVALRQYFRAHLLLLIDSIRPNKSKFSAPRNISSIRAAYKPLDISNEAMDAVFLQLQKDRKLCLVFVTTKWQEVEKFLASNGHITMLELCQAPPVERYLHDLLQYALGVLQIVTLVPSSRKMIINATLSTNRAGIAVILDAANIASNHVDPEIIQPALNVLVNLVCPPPSLNKSQTSNGVLSEARDRNAERNNTIDQSAQVSSHIDPRERNGESSAVDRGSAAALTMKSVTSTPQASAPSATSGLVGDRRISLRSGTPQRSGVPQRSGESCTGLATQMETGYHQAREAVRNNNGIKVLLHLLQPRIYSPPAALDCLRALACRVLLGLARDNTIAHILTKLQVGKRLSELIRDSGSPSLGTEQGRWQAELSQAAIELIGIVANLGRASTLVASDATTTAIGRIERAAIAAATPITYPGSELLLLIHEHLLATGLGQTAASLLKEAQLTPLPPLLAPSSLAQQPTTQESSSTQIQWPSGRTPGGFLSSKLKLKPNAKNEDACLKSDVVFSAKKKSLTFSSSFGSHSKHQVSDSRQSSSVRKWFRTGKEASETNIVENPSESSVKHDTDAGSQYKTPNTLPSKRKLSDLKDIPMFSSSGKRLNVGDQGLRTPICSSAVRKSSLQSDGVGLSTPTCNLRNQQGRCTADNVDENQYSNLGQMTPSSQVLNDLQPNNPERVTLDSLVVQYLKHQHRQCPAPITTLPPISLMHPHVCPEPKRSLNAPSNVTARLGTREFKFTYGGVHGNRKDRQFVFSRFRPWRTYRDDAGALLTCITFVGDSSHIAVGSHTGELKFFDSNNNNVVESFTGHQSPLTLVQSYVSGETQLLLSSCSQDVKLWDATSILGGPTHSFEGCKAARFSNSGNVFAALSSESAGREILLYNIQTCQLETKLSDTFAPSTGRGHLYSLIHFSPADSMLLWNGVLWDRRDSRPVHRFDQFTDYGGGGFHPAGNEVIINSEVWDLRKFRLLRQVASLDQTAITFNARGDVMYAILRRNLEDVMSAVNTRRVKHPLFAAFRTVDAINYSDIATTPVDRCVLDFATEPTDSFVGLITMDDQGEMYSSARSYEIGRRRPTDDDSDPDDAESEEEDEDDDDDDEDPLLGPGFGGESDSDPDDLSNDDDEDSVSEPDDDDDEDGDFMLDDLDFDGGTGLLDIVTEGEEDDDDDSQTLGSVSSDDDYDYGY; encoded by the exons ATGGATGATAATCAAGTGAATCAAAACCTAGTTGAACCGCCACGTGAGGAagaggaggaagaagaagaagattcttCTAAGATGGAAGAAAAAGAGCTGATTGCCAAGGTTAATAAACTCATGGACAAAATCACTTCTTCTCCTGATAACCCTAAACCCACCGTTCTTCATGCCCTTGCTTCAATTCTTGAAACTCAAGAGTCTCG ATACATGGATGAAAATGGTCATTCTTCTTCTACTAATGCCCGTGCTGCCCATAACATTGGCCGCCTAGGGAGTATAATTCgg GAAAATGATGATTTCTTTGAGTTAATATCTTTGAAGTTTCTGTCAGAAAACAGATACTCCACTTCTGTTAAAGCTGCCGCCTCAAGACTTCTATTGTGTTGTTCTCTAACTTGGATT TATcctcatgtttttgaagaaccGGTCCTTGAGAACATAAAAAATTGGGTGACGGATGATAATACTAGATTGTCTGGTGAGGAGCAAAATCTCAAGCGTGATCTGGGGAGAAAGGAGGTCTCAGATTCTGAATTGTTGAAAACCTATTCTACTGGACTCCTTGCTGTGTGTTTGGTTGG CGGAGGTCAAATAGTGGAAGATGTATTAACATCTGGTTTGTCAGCTAAGCTCATGCGATATCTTCGTTCGCGTGTACTGGGTGAGACAAGTGGCAGCCAAAAAGATATAGGTCATTTATCAGAGAACAAACATTCATCTGGGAGTACTTCAGTGAGAGGTAGAGATGATGGCCGTGGAAGGTTTCGACAGCTCCTGGAATCGAGTCATTTGGACGATACAAGGATGGTTGAAGAGAGATCTTTAGATGACCAAGCTCTTGAAAGGGGTCAGGATAGAAGCGTTAGTGGACAAGCTTGCATAGACGGTGAACCAGCTGATGGACTCAGTGAAGGTGCTGATGTCTGTGAGGTTGATTCTGATGGGGAGGAGAGATGGCACTGTAGAGATATTCGTGATGGAAGGATAAAATATGGTGAGCATGAAGACAATGCTAGAGACGACCCTTCAAGGCGGCGTGCTAACCGTGGATGGGGAAGATCTAGAGCGAAAGGAAGGGTCAATGAAGGGGTGGTAGAAAGTGAACCTGTTTTGCAATCTGCTGGTTCCGGCAGCCGACTAGGACAGGGGCGGAATGGTAGAGATAGGAGCTCGTCAAGGAATGCTGATGTTAAGCGGGGGCCTGATTCTAAGAAGACCCTTATTAGTACCATTTCCGAGGCTTTGGCTTCTGAAAGAGAGGATACTGATGATTGTTTCCAAGAATGCCGTATTGGAAGTAAAGATATCTCTGATCTTGTTCGGAAAGCAGTCCTAGCTGCTGAAGCTGAAGCTAGATCAGCCAATGCACCAGAAGAAGCTGTCAAAGCAGCTGGCGATGCTGCTGCTGACCTTGTTAAAACTGCAGCTTCAGAG GAATATAAATCCACCAATGATGAAGAAGCAGCTGTTTTAGCTGCTTCGAGAGCTGCAACAACCGTTATTGATGCTGCATCTGCTGTTGAAGTTTCAAG GAGCTCCTCCGTCTGCATCAATACTGAGACAGAGAAGGTTAGTCACAGAGAAACAGAATCTAGTGACGACGTTCAAGATTGTTTCATCCCAGATGGTCAATCACTTGCACAATTGAGGGAAAGATATTGCATCCAGTGTCTTGCGTTACTTGGAGAATATGTGGAAGTTCTTGGACCTGTATTGCATGAGAAGGGGGTTGACGTGTGTCTCGGACTTCTGCAGCAAAATTCTAAACATCAGGAGCCATCCAAGGTTGCTTTCCTGTTGCCTGATATCATGAAGCTGATATGTGCTTTGGCTGCCCATAGGAAATTTGCTGCACTCTTCGTGGACCGCGGGGGAATGCAAAAGCTGCTTGCTGTGCCTAGAATGGCTCAGACATTCTTTGGCCTCTCTTCTTGTCTATTTACCATTGGTTCCCTTCAG GGGATAATGGAACGGGTTTGTGCACTTCCATCCGATGTCATTTATCATGTGGTCGAGTTGGCTCTCCAACTCCTTGAGTGCAACCAAGACCAAGCCCGGAAAAATGCAGCATTGTTTTTTGCTGCTGCGTTTGTCTTCAGAGCAGTTCTCGATGCTTTTGATTCTCAGGATGGGTTACAGAAATTACTCGGACTTCTAAACGACGCCGCTTCTATAAGATCTGGAGTAACCTCTGGAGCATTGGGTTCATCCAACTCAGGATCACTTCGAAATGATAGAACATCATCTGCAGAAGTGCTGACATCGTCTGAGAAGCAGGTAGCCTATCACACTTGTGTTGCTTTGCGGCAATATTTCCGGGCACACCTCCTTTTATTAATAGATTCCATTCGTCCAAACAAAAGCAAATTCAGTGCTCCTAGAAATATTTCTAGTATAAGGGCTGCTTACAAGCCACTAGATATTAGCAATGAGGCAATGGATGCTGTATTCCTACAATTACAAAAAGATCGGAAGCTATGTCTCGTGTTCGTGACAACAAAGTGGCAGGAAGTTGAGAAATTCTTGGCATCTAATGGGCATATCACTATGTTGGAACTGTGTCAG GCCCCACCTGTGGAGCGATATCTACATGATTTGCTTCAGTATGCATTAGGGGTTTTGCAAATTGTTACATTAGTACCTAGCAGTCGAAAGATGATTATAAATGCAACATTAAGCACCAATCGTGCTGGTATTGCTGTAATTCTGGATGCAGCAAATATTGCCAGTAATCACGTGGACCCAGAG ATAATTCAACCAGCATTAAATGTTTTAGTTAATCTTGTTTGTCCACCTCCTTCTCTCAATAAATCCCAAACCTCAAATGGTGTTCTCTCAGAGGCTAGAGATAGAAATGCTGAACGTAATAATACCATAGATCAATCTGCTCAAGTTTCCAGCCATATTGATCCTAGGGAGAGGAATGGAGAGTCAAGTGCTGTAGACCGAGGCAGTGCTGCAGCACTTACTATGAAATCTGTTACTAGTACTCCACAAGCTTCTGCTCCCTCTGCTACATCAGGTTTGGTTGGTGACCGAAGAATATCTCTGAGATCAGGAACACCTCAGAGATCAGGAGTACCTCAGAGATCAGGGGAAAGTTGTACCGGCCTTGCTACACAGATGGAAACAGGATATCATCAGGCAAGAGAGGCTGTCCGTAATAATAATGGTATAAAGGTTCTTCTGCATCTCCTCCAACCGCGTATATATTCTCCTCCTGCTGCTCTGGACTGTCTTCGTGCACTTGCATGTCGAGTGCTTCTTGGATTAGCCAGAGATAATACTATTGCACATATATTGACAAAACTTCAG GTTGGGAAAAGGCTGTCAGAACTAATTCGGGATTCAGGCAGCCCGTCACTTGGAACAGAGCAGGGTAGGTGGCAAGCTGAATTATCCCAGGCTGCAATTGAGCTAATTGGG ATTGTGGCTAATTTAGGGCGTGCAAGTACATTAGTTGCTAGTGATGCAACTACTACTGCAATTGGGCGCATAGAAAGGGCTGCTATAGCTGCTGCCACTCCTATTACTTACCCTGGAAG TGAACTTTTGCTATTAATTCATGAACACTTACTGGCAACTGGATTGGGACAAACTGCTGCTTCATTGCTTAAGGAAGCTCAATTAACTCCTTTGCCACCATTGCTTGCCCCATCTTCTCTTGCACAACAGCCCACCACACAGGAATCTTCTTCAACACAAATTCAGTGGCCCTCTGGTCGTACTCCTGGTGGATTTCTCTCTAGCAAGTTAAAGTTAAAGCCCAATGCAAAGAACGAGGATGCCTGCTTGAAAAGTGATGTTGTTTTCTCTGCAAAGAAAAAGTCACTAACTTTCTCATCATCTTTCGGTTCCCATTCAAAACACCAAGTCAGTGACTCTCGACAGTCATCATCAGTCAGAAAATGGTTCCGTACTGGGAAAGAGGCCTCAGAAACTAATATAGTAGAGAATCCATCTGAATCTTCTGTGAAACATGACACTGATGCTGGATCTCAGTACAAGACTCCAAACACCTTGCCATCCAAACGGAAGTTATCGGATTTAAAGGATATACCAATGTTTTCTTCATCTGGAAAGCGACTAAATGTTGGGGATCAGGGACTTCGCACTCCGATTTGCTCAAGTGCAGTTCGTAAAAGCAGCCTGCAGTCTGATGGTGTGGGGCTATCCACACCAACTTGTAATCTGAGGAATCAACAAGGCCGCTGTACAGCTGACAATGTTGATGAGAATCAGTACTCAAATCTAGGTCAGATGACACCATCCTCCCAAGTATTGAATGACCTTCAGCCCAACAACCCTGAGCGAGTGACACTGGATTCTCTAGTAGTTCAGTATCTGAAACATCAGCATCGCCAATGCCCCGCCCCCATTACCACCCTTCCTCCAATATCTCTTATGCACCCACATGTTTGTCCTGAACCTAAGCGAAGCCTGAATGCCCCTTCTAATGTGACCGCTCGGCTTGGTACCCGTGAATTTAAGTTTACATATGGTGGAGTACATGGTAATCGCAAGGATCGTCAATTTGTTTTTAGCCGGTTTAGGCCATGGCGCACTTATCGGGATGATGCAGGTGCATTATTAACGTGCATTACATTTGTTGGAGACTCTTCTCATATTGCCGTTGGTAGCCATACTGGAGAACTCAAATTTTTTGATTCCAACAACAATAATGTGGTGGAGAGCTTCACGGGCCACCAGTCTCCTTTGACCCTCGTTCAGTCTTATGTTTCTGGTGAGACCCAGTTGTTGCTTTCTTCATGCTCTCAAGATGTTAAGCTGTGGGATGCGACATCAATCTTAGGTGGTCCCACCCATTCATTTGAAGGGTGCAAGGCTGCCAGGTTTAGTAATTCCGGGAATGTTTTTGCTGCCTTGTCATCAGAATCTGCAGGGCGTGAAATCCTTTTATATAATATCCAAACTTGCCAGCTAGAAACAAAATTGTCCGATACATTTGCTCCTTCTACAGGGCGGGGTCATCTTTATTCTTTAATTCACTTCAGCCCTGCTGATTCAATGCTGCTATGGAATGGTGTCTTATGGGACCGACGAGATTCTAGGCCTGTTCATCGATTTGATCAGTTCACTGATTATGGCGGTGGTGGCTTTCATCCTGCTGGCAATGAG GTTATTATAAACTCTGAAGTCTGGGATCTGCGAAAGTTCAGACTTCTACGCCAAGTAGCTTCTTTAGATCAAACAGCAATAACATTTAATGCTCGAGGTGATGTTATGTATGCAATCTTAAGGAGAAATCTTGAGGATGTAATGTCAGCAGTGAACACACGTCGTGTTAAGCACCCACTTTTTGCAGCTTTTCGCACAGTGGATGCAATCAATTATTCTGACATCGCTACTACTCCTGTGGATCGCTGTGTACTTGATTTTGCAACTGAGCCAACAGATTCATTCGTTGGTTTGATTACCATGGACGATCAAGGTGAGATGTATTCATCAGCCAGATCCTATGAAATTGGTCGCCGGAGGCCAACTGATGATGATTCTGATCCCGATGATGCTGAGAGCGAGGAGGAAGACGAGGATGATGACGATGACGATGAAGATCCTCTTTTAGGCCCTGGTTTTGGTGGGGAAAGCGACAGTGATCCTGATGACTTGAGCAATGACGACGACGAGGATAGTGTAAGTGAGCCTGACGAcgatgatgatgaagatggaGATTTCATGTTGGACGACCTAGACTTTGATGGTGGAACTGGTTTATTGGACATTGTGACTGAAGGTGAggaggatgatgatgatgatagtcaAACACTTGGATCAGTGAGTAGTGATGATGATTATGACTATGGTTATTAA